In one Gallus gallus isolate bGalGal1 chromosome 20, bGalGal1.mat.broiler.GRCg7b, whole genome shotgun sequence genomic region, the following are encoded:
- the FKBP1A gene encoding peptidyl-prolyl cis-trans isomerase FKBP1A isoform X1: protein MGVHVETIAPGDGEPRPALPLSLSPHPPLLSVRCRSRCRSADGPCLPAGRTFPKRGQTCVVHYTGECGAVRGGAGPGRAGTGRRGGICPNGAVRPAGPRDGGRRAGPWPPPRRNRGSVWGQRLPGSGWGSRGLALGLNPPLPPVSDPQGTAAGGAGLREPLWGEGGPSPRPTAVPPLGGRPGCCCCWRCGAAGFPTLQPSSASAVPRAARLRTQPGMLEDGKKFDSSRDRNKPFKFVMGKQEVIRGWEEGVAQMSVGQRAKMTISPDYAYGSTGHPGIIPPNATLIFDVELMKLE, encoded by the exons ATGGGCGTGCACGTGGAGACCATCGCCCCCGGCGACGGTGAGCCGCGCCCCGCGCTCCCTCTCTCTTTATCCCCCCACCCTCCCCTTCTCTCTGTCCGGTGCCGCTCTCGGTGCCGCTCCGCTGACGGTCCGTGTCTCCCCGCAGGGCGGACGTTCCCCAAACGCGGCCAGACGTGCGTGGTGCATTACACGGGTGAgtgcggggccgtgcggggcggggccgggccgggccgggccggtACCGGGAGGCGGGGCGGGATCTGCCCCAACGGCGCTGTGCGGCCTGCGGGACCGCGGGACGGGGGGAGGAGGGCCGGGCCTTGGCCGCCCCCGAGGCGCAACCGGGGGTCGGTGTGGGGCCAGCGCCTGCCCGGGTCGGGGTGGGGGTCCCGAGGGTTGGCCCTTGGGCtcaacccccccctcccccccgtgTCCGACCCTCAGGGCACGGCAGCGGGGGGAGCCGGGCTGAGAGAGCCCCTGTGGGGAGAGGGCGGCCCATCCCCGCGCCCCACGGCCGTGCCCCCGCTCGGAGGCCGccccggctgctgctgctgctggcggtGCGGAGCCGCGGGGTtccccaccctgcagccctcctccgCCTCCGCCGTGCCGCGAGCCGCCCGGCTCCGCACGCAGCCAG GTATGCTGGAGGATGGGAAGAAGTTCGATTCCTCCCGCGACAGGAACAAACCCTTCAAGTTCGTGATGGGCAAACAGGAGGTGATCCGCGGCTGGGAGGAAGGAGTTGCTCAG ATGAGCGTCGGTCAGAGGGCGAAGATGACCATCTCCCCAGATTATGCCTATGGCTCCACTGGCCACCCAGGGATCATCCCACCAAACGCCACTCTAATCTTCGACGTGGAGCTCATGAAATTGGAATGA
- the FKBP1A gene encoding peptidyl-prolyl cis-trans isomerase FKBP1A, translating to MGVHVETIAPGDGRTFPKRGQTCVVHYTGMLEDGKKFDSSRDRNKPFKFVMGKQEVIRGWEEGVAQMSVGQRAKMTISPDYAYGSTGHPGIIPPNATLIFDVELMKLE from the exons ATGGGCGTGCACGTGGAGACCATCGCCCCCGGCGACG GGCGGACGTTCCCCAAACGCGGCCAGACGTGCGTGGTGCATTACACGG GTATGCTGGAGGATGGGAAGAAGTTCGATTCCTCCCGCGACAGGAACAAACCCTTCAAGTTCGTGATGGGCAAACAGGAGGTGATCCGCGGCTGGGAGGAAGGAGTTGCTCAG ATGAGCGTCGGTCAGAGGGCGAAGATGACCATCTCCCCAGATTATGCCTATGGCTCCACTGGCCACCCAGGGATCATCCCACCAAACGCCACTCTAATCTTCGACGTGGAGCTCATGAAATTGGAATGA
- the SDCBP2 gene encoding syntenin-2: MATLYPSLEDMKGHQVLQAQAAAGIGTPPTTVLTEKPKLPEKPKVTSSTVPSAPPALYPNLAELEDYMGLALSSEEIQKNLFPDSSTALTPVGSVPGQLVAPLSGNSAGLRRAEIKPGVREIHLCKDERGKTGLQLKNVDQGIFVQLVKANSPAALVGLRFGDQILQIDGKNCAGWSSDKAQRALKKASPEKIVMVVRDRPFQRTVTVHKDSTGHVGVVVKKGKIVSLAKDSSAARNGLLTHHYICEVNGQNVIGMKDKQLMEVLTGAGNVITLTIIPAVIYEHMVKRLSPGQMKSSMDHSIPDL, translated from the exons ATGGCGACGCTCTACCCCTCACTGGAGGACATGAAGGGCCACCAGGTCCTGCAG GctcaggcagctgctgggatCGGCACCCCCCCCACCACGGTGCTCACCGAGAAGCCAAAGCTCCCGGAGAAGCCAAAGGTCACCTCCAGTACCG TGCCCTCAGCACCACCCGCGCTGTACCCCAACCTGGCCGAGCTGGAGGATTACATGGGGCTGGCGCTCTCCAGCGAAGAGATCCAGAAAAACCTCTttccagacagcagcact GCGCTGACCCCCGTCGGGTCCGTGCCGGGACAGCTGGTCGCCCCGCTGAGTGGGAACAGTGCGGGGCTGCGACGGGCAGAGATCAAACCGGGTGTGAGGGAGATCCACCTCTGCAAGGACGAGCGGGGCAAGACGGGGCTGCAGCTGAAAAACGTTGACCAG GGCATCTTCGTGCAGCTGGTGAAGGCCAACTCTCCGGCGGCGCTGGTGGGGCTGCGCTTTGGTGACCAGATCCTGCAGATTGATGGCAAGAATTGTGCGGGCTGGAGCAGCGACAAGGCTCAGAGGGCACTGAAGAAGGCATCCCCGGAGAAGATCGTCATGGTGGTGAGGGACAG ACCGTTCCAGCGCACCGTCACCGTGCATAAGGACAGCACCGGGCATGTGGGCGTCGTGGTGAAGAAGGGGAAAATCGTATCGCTGGCCaaggacagctctgctgcccgcaATGGGCTCCTGACGCACCACTACATCTGCGAGGTCAACGGTCAGAACGTCATTGGCATGAAG GATAAGCAGCTGATGGAGGTGCTGACGGGCGCAGGGAACGTCATCACTCTGACCATCATCCCTGCTGTCATCTATGAGCACATGGTGAAACG GCTGTCACCAGGACAGATGAAGTCGTCCATGGACCACTCCATCCCCGACCTCTGA
- the SNPH gene encoding LOW QUALITY PROTEIN: syntaphilin isoform X1 (The sequence of the model RefSeq protein was modified relative to this genomic sequence to represent the inferred CDS: deleted 1 base in 1 codon), protein MSLPGSRRSSTGSRRRPSPPGRDTYGTSSLSSSSNSGSYKGSDSSPTPRRSAKYNLCSDNHGIKPPTPEQYLTPLQQKEVCIRHLKARLKDTQERLQDRDAEIEDLKTQLSRMQEDWIEEECHRVEAQLALKEARKEIKQLKQVIDTVKNNLLEKDKGLQKYFVDINIQNKKLETLLHSMEVAQNGAGLKEEGAAESAGGSPARSLTRSSTYTKLSDQAGGERTVGGSQTISVDEGADSGFAGGDEAPGRPDLLEGGEPCGRLPPSSTYEKLLGLRGGVEAGVQASCMQERAIQTDFAHCQPDLDTLLEKVMKSQACSLGSPTSVWVSEMEDVAPGCEMPNPAGGMDLEPEDGEVPRNPTVQQPPSAGPSVAIACAPEEDATAEPGCDGAPSKSYWSRHFIVDLLAVVVPAVPTVAWLCRSQRRQGQPIYNISSLLRGCCTVALHSIRRMGCRAVSSPNPGGGAQP, encoded by the exons ATGTCTCTGCCGGGGAGCAGACGCTCATCCACCGGATCACGAAG GCGCCCCTCGCCCCCCGGGAGGGACACCTACGGCACCTCCtcgctgagcagcagcagcaattctgGCTCCTACAAGGGCAGCGACAGCAGCCCCACCCCAAG GCGCTCGGCCAAATACAACCTGTGCAGTGACAACCATGGCATCAAACCACCAACACCGGAGCAGTACCTGACCCCCCTGCAGCAGAAGGAGGTGTGCATCCGGCACCTGAAGGCCCGCCTGAAGGACACGCAGGAGCGGCTGCAGGACAG GGATGCTGAGATCGAGGACCTGAAGACGCAGCTGTCGCGGATGCAGGAGGACTGGATCGAGGAGGAGTGCCACCGCGTGGAGGCCCAGCTGGCGCTGAAGGAGGCCCGCAAGGAGATCAAGCAGCTGAAGCAAGTGATCGACACGGTGAAGAACAACCTGCTGGAGAAGGACAAGGGACTGCAGAAGTACTTCGTCGACATCAACATCCAGAACAAGAAGCTGGAGACGCTGCTGCACAGCATGGAGGTGGCGCAGAACGGCGCGGGGCTGAAGGAGGAGGGGGCCGCTGAGTCGGCGGGGGGGTCCCCGGCGCGATCCCTCACCCGCAGCTCCACCTACACCAAGCTGAGCGACCAGGCGGGCGGCGAGCGCACCGTGGGCGGATCGCAGACCATCTCGGTGGACGAAGGGGCCGACAGCGGCTTCGCC GGGGGGGACGAAGCCCCCGGCCGCCCGGACTTGTTGGAAGGGGGGGAGCCCTGCGGGcggctgccccccagctccacCTACGAGAagctgctggggctgcggggcggcgtGGAGGCGGGCGTGCAGGCCAGCTGCATGCAGGAGCGCGCCATCCAGACGGACTTTGCGCACTGCCAGCCCGACCTGGACACCCTCCTGGAGAAGGTGATGAAATCCCAAGCGTGCAGCTTGGGCAGCCCCACCTCCGTCTGGGTGTCCGAGATGGAAGACGTGGCGCCGGGCTGCGAGATGCCGAACCCCGCCGGGGGGATGGACCTGGAGCCCGAGGACGGGGAGGTGCCGCGCAACCCCACTGTGCAGCAGCCCCCCAGCGCCGGCCCCTCGGTGGCCATCGCCTGCGCGCCCGAGGAGGATGCGACAGCGGAGCCGGGCTGCGACGGCGCTCCATCCAAGAGCTATTGGAGCCGCCACTTCATCGTGGATCTGCTGGCCGTGGTGGTGCCGGCCGTGCCCACGGTGGCGTGGCTGTGCCGCTCGCAGCGCCGCCAGGGCCAACCCATCTACAACATCAGCTCGCTGCTGCGCGGCTGCTGCACCGTGGCCCTGCACTCCATCCGCAGGATGGGCTGCCGCGCCGTCAGCAGCCCCAACCCCGGGGGCGGCGCGCAGCCCTga